From a region of the Luteolibacter arcticus genome:
- a CDS encoding beta strand repeat-containing protein encodes MNSRNLVSALSLAAVTSAQSAQTYQNSNPLNTWNAADANWDAGVTWTNTTANDAIFGGTGESVAVTTVSARDITISSTGYVLTGSTITLGATSVLTANADATINSGTAGGATTVTKQGTGNLTLGGGNAFTGQLVINAGRMTVNAGGTQNNANNAPGNLAGASSIVINNGGSLDFRGGSTTNQSTGANTIGANAKAITVNTGGTLLATTINSIGYWNQNQYANITMAGGTFTPNASTYINRLTINQTSTVNGTGAIQSWQTSGDFIVANVDATISSGYRINSTSSTVNVAATKTLTISGAVTNHNGGTATAAGTAGFTKSGAGTLVLSGNNVFGGVATVSVGTLKLGSASALGANGIASITSVTSGAVLDLNGQVVGGEPVTLNGSGISSGGALINSSATAARLGGAVTVASASSIGGSGNFTLAGSIGGTAALSKTGTGTVTLSGSSGFTGTTTVEGGTLAVTGSIADSPVTVLDGATLAAPGIEIGGQVGDLTLGTTTGSTLRFPNLSAGGPALLEVLNLQANGVTTISVGGDLTADVFPLITATGRSGSSTFALSAPRGVTANLIDTGNTLSLNVAGIVKTTWKGDAGTEWDIATTQNWKLGATDPDVFQNTDNVLFDGTAIGTDVTLAGPVAPNSVTFNFNDPVAYYISGEGAIAGNTGISKAGSGTVTLANVNTFTGPLKLTGGTLQIGGAGSLGSGNYAAPILNDGTALQYSSSTNQTLSGSISGIGAVIKDSAGSTLTLTGSNNFDGGLTISAGTVSVVNDSNLGTGDITFDNLGTRLTFTGTSTVVNNEIVLPGSGTGTVTLLTPDNSSTVLHGTISGGGADTTLFLQGGIAGSSSGSFVVDGDNTGLQGIMNVQRGSLILGSANAAGSTQILLDSNNNANGALQLSGSFTIPNSVKINFQSQRIGVATGLAAGIDGAITENSANGLEKVGAGTLRLGGINTYTGNTVVTAGTLELANTSRLAFKLGATSGPTNVLSGAGTVVLDGSFAIDTTAAAALSTGTWVLENVPSLTGAYGATFSVVNPDGSPWTDAGDNKWTKPGAVAGTLYTFVETTGTLTLTPGGYDAWLAAFTFPEGADTTRTGDPDHDGFTNLQEFLFGTSPVSAEGALVASDRSGGDFIVRWKERISGSTYAFKSSSTLGNDWVPAAGATLSNDGPVAGDYQPRKATITIGAGNEFFRVEGVEN; translated from the coding sequence GTGAACTCCCGCAACCTCGTATCCGCGCTTTCTCTTGCTGCCGTCACCTCGGCTCAATCTGCCCAGACCTATCAGAACTCGAACCCTCTGAATACCTGGAATGCAGCCGATGCCAACTGGGACGCCGGCGTGACATGGACCAATACCACGGCGAACGACGCGATCTTCGGCGGTACGGGCGAATCGGTCGCGGTCACCACGGTCAGCGCGCGTGACATCACCATCAGCAGCACGGGCTACGTCCTGACCGGTAGCACGATCACGTTGGGGGCAACGTCGGTCCTGACCGCGAATGCGGACGCGACGATCAATTCCGGGACCGCAGGAGGTGCCACGACGGTCACCAAGCAGGGGACTGGAAACCTTACGCTGGGCGGGGGCAACGCCTTCACCGGACAACTGGTGATCAACGCCGGCCGTATGACCGTGAATGCCGGCGGAACCCAGAATAACGCGAATAACGCCCCGGGAAACCTCGCGGGAGCTTCATCCATCGTGATCAACAACGGCGGCTCGCTCGATTTCCGCGGCGGCTCGACGACGAACCAATCCACGGGTGCAAACACCATTGGTGCGAATGCCAAGGCGATCACCGTCAATACGGGCGGCACGCTACTGGCCACCACCATCAACTCCATCGGGTATTGGAACCAGAACCAGTATGCCAACATCACGATGGCGGGAGGCACGTTCACTCCGAATGCGTCGACCTACATCAACCGGCTCACGATCAACCAGACCAGCACGGTCAACGGCACGGGTGCCATCCAGAGCTGGCAGACCTCCGGGGACTTCATCGTGGCGAATGTGGATGCCACCATCAGCTCGGGCTACCGGATCAACAGCACCAGCTCCACGGTGAACGTGGCGGCGACGAAGACGCTCACGATTTCCGGAGCAGTCACCAACCACAATGGCGGGACCGCGACGGCCGCCGGAACGGCGGGGTTTACCAAGTCGGGGGCGGGGACGCTAGTTCTCAGTGGTAACAATGTTTTCGGAGGCGTCGCCACCGTCAGCGTGGGAACTCTGAAACTCGGCAGCGCGAGCGCGCTTGGAGCGAACGGCATTGCCTCCATCACCTCCGTGACCTCCGGTGCCGTGTTGGATCTTAATGGACAGGTGGTCGGTGGTGAGCCCGTGACCTTGAATGGATCCGGGATTTCCTCGGGTGGTGCGCTGATCAACAGCAGCGCGACGGCGGCCAGACTCGGCGGTGCGGTCACGGTGGCTTCCGCCTCCAGCATCGGTGGCTCCGGCAATTTCACACTCGCCGGATCCATCGGCGGCACCGCCGCTCTTAGCAAGACCGGCACTGGTACGGTGACTCTCTCGGGCTCCAGTGGATTCACCGGCACCACGACCGTGGAAGGAGGCACGCTGGCGGTCACCGGCAGCATTGCCGACAGTCCTGTCACCGTCCTGGACGGCGCGACTCTCGCGGCTCCCGGAATCGAAATCGGCGGGCAAGTGGGAGATCTGACACTTGGGACGACGACTGGCTCCACCTTGAGATTTCCCAATCTCTCGGCGGGAGGGCCCGCTTTGCTGGAAGTGCTGAACCTTCAAGCCAACGGTGTCACCACCATCAGCGTCGGGGGAGATCTCACCGCCGACGTTTTCCCCCTGATCACCGCGACAGGACGAAGTGGCTCAAGCACCTTCGCGCTCTCTGCGCCCCGCGGCGTGACTGCCAACTTGATCGACACAGGCAATACCCTCTCTCTCAATGTCGCGGGAATCGTCAAGACGACTTGGAAAGGGGATGCCGGCACGGAGTGGGACATCGCCACCACCCAGAACTGGAAGCTCGGAGCCACCGACCCCGACGTTTTCCAGAACACGGACAACGTGCTCTTCGACGGCACGGCCATCGGGACTGATGTGACCCTTGCCGGTCCTGTCGCGCCTAACAGCGTTACCTTCAATTTCAACGATCCGGTCGCTTACTACATCTCCGGCGAGGGCGCGATCGCCGGCAACACCGGTATCAGCAAGGCGGGCAGCGGCACGGTTACCTTGGCCAACGTCAATACCTTCACCGGGCCGCTGAAACTGACGGGTGGCACCCTCCAGATCGGCGGAGCGGGCTCGCTCGGCTCGGGCAATTACGCGGCCCCGATCCTGAATGACGGAACGGCACTCCAGTATAGCTCAAGTACCAACCAGACCTTGTCCGGCTCGATCAGTGGAATCGGGGCGGTCATCAAGGACTCCGCGGGCAGCACGCTCACGCTTACCGGGTCTAACAACTTCGACGGCGGGCTCACGATCAGTGCGGGAACGGTGTCGGTGGTGAACGACAGCAATCTCGGGACGGGCGACATCACGTTCGATAATCTCGGCACCCGCTTGACCTTCACCGGAACCTCCACGGTGGTGAACAATGAGATCGTCTTGCCTGGCAGCGGCACCGGCACGGTCACCTTGCTGACTCCCGACAATAGCTCGACGGTCCTGCATGGCACCATCAGCGGGGGAGGCGCTGATACCACCTTGTTCCTCCAGGGCGGGATTGCCGGGTCTTCCAGCGGCAGCTTCGTCGTGGACGGCGACAATACGGGCCTGCAAGGCATCATGAACGTGCAGCGCGGTTCGCTTATCCTCGGGAGCGCCAATGCCGCGGGCAGCACGCAGATCCTTCTCGATAGCAACAACAATGCGAACGGGGCTCTCCAGCTCTCGGGTAGCTTCACGATTCCTAACAGCGTGAAGATCAATTTCCAGAGCCAGCGCATCGGTGTCGCAACGGGGCTGGCCGCTGGAATCGATGGAGCGATCACGGAGAACAGCGCGAACGGTCTGGAGAAAGTCGGCGCGGGCACGCTGCGCCTGGGAGGCATCAATACCTACACGGGCAATACCGTGGTCACCGCGGGCACGCTTGAACTGGCCAATACTTCCCGGCTTGCCTTCAAGCTGGGGGCGACCAGCGGCCCCACCAATGTCCTCAGCGGTGCGGGAACTGTTGTGTTGGACGGGTCATTTGCGATCGACACTACCGCTGCCGCTGCCCTGAGCACCGGCACGTGGGTGCTGGAAAATGTGCCATCGCTCACCGGTGCCTACGGTGCCACCTTCAGCGTGGTCAATCCGGACGGCTCCCCGTGGACCGATGCGGGTGATAACAAGTGGACCAAGCCCGGCGCGGTCGCCGGCACGCTGTATACCTTCGTGGAAACCACCGGCACGCTGACCCTGACGCCCGGTGGCTATGACGCGTGGCTCGCTGCCTTCACCTTCCCGGAAGGTGCGGACACCACCCGTACCGGCGACCCTGATCACGATGGGTTCACGAACCTGCAGGAGTTTCTCTTCGGCACCTCCCCGGTCTCTGCGGAAGGGGCATTGGTGGCGTCCGATAGATCCGGCGGGGATTTCATCGTCCGCTGGAAAGAGCGCATCTCGGGATCGACCTACGCCTTCAAGTCGAGCAGCACCTTGGGCAATGACTGGGTTCCTGCCGCTGGGGCGACCCTTTCCAATGACGGGCCTGTGGCCGGCGACTACCAACCCCGCAAGGCGACCATCACCATCGGAGCCGGAAACGAATTCTTCCGGGTGGAAGGCGTGGAGAACTGA
- a CDS encoding NAD(P)H-dependent oxidoreductase, producing MARVLVIFAHPAFERSRVNRALVAAARATEGVTVHDLYEVYPDFLIEPHDEQRLLENHDTVVLQHPFFWYSSPALVKEWLDLVLAYRWAYGEGGTALRGKILAQAISAGGPEMAYRREGPNHFSVRELLAPFEQTARLCGMGYAEAFTVHGAHHLDAAALAAESKRYQAWLTTLRDGAAPLWLPTP from the coding sequence ATGGCCCGCGTGCTTGTGATCTTTGCCCACCCGGCCTTCGAACGGTCGCGGGTGAACCGCGCCCTGGTCGCTGCCGCCCGCGCGACGGAGGGGGTGACGGTGCATGACTTGTATGAGGTTTATCCCGACTTCCTGATCGAGCCGCACGACGAGCAGCGCCTGTTAGAAAACCATGACACGGTGGTTCTCCAGCATCCCTTCTTCTGGTACAGCAGCCCGGCGCTGGTGAAGGAGTGGCTGGATCTGGTGCTCGCCTACCGCTGGGCCTATGGCGAGGGCGGGACGGCGCTGCGCGGGAAGATCCTCGCCCAGGCGATCAGCGCGGGCGGCCCGGAGATGGCTTATCGCCGTGAAGGTCCGAATCACTTCTCCGTCCGCGAACTGCTCGCGCCCTTCGAGCAAACCGCCCGGCTGTGCGGCATGGGATATGCAGAGGCATTCACGGTCCACGGCGCGCATCACCTGGATGCCGCCGCGCTCGCCGCCGAGTCGAAGCGCTACCAGGCGTGGCTGACCACCCTTCGCGATGGCGCGGCTCCGCTCTGGCTCCCCACTCCCTGA
- a CDS encoding monovalent cation:proton antiporter-2 (CPA2) family protein: protein MAFESAFAQAFLYLAAALVAILVGKRLGLGAVLGYLIAGALIGPWGFGWIGRESEQITHFAEFGVVMMLFLVGLELQPSHLWKMRREIFGLGSSQVVFSALAIAAVVLMFGLSWKTALGIGLILAMSSTAIVLQCLSEKNLLRTEAGQNSFAVLLFQDLAVIPIMAVLPLLAAGQVVKAHDDHGHGGSAAWMAHWPAWGQAIATIAAVAIVVAVARLAVRPIFRAIAASGQREAFTAAALLLVIGIALLMTKVGLSAALGAFVAGVVLANSEYRHELESDLEPFKGLLLGLFFLGVGTGINFGHIGSHWGTVFGGAVALLLVKGGVIFGLARLKGSNCASALVFSSALAAGGEFAFVLIALAANAGVFPVEISRTLVAVVALTMAATPLLILAAHRFTARSVASDEVERESDVHDQGAPVIICGFGRFGHAIGRLLQTQGIESTVLDNDPDQVETLRALDMPVFYGDAARPDLLATAGAAHAKVLVIALKSDEATVKIVEAARQHYPHLKIFLRAYSRSSAYKYLDLGEQGIYRDTLDSSLRMGTDVLCALGRSAHTAHRAAKRYRKADEAFVREVAAHRHEHESYVGVAREARVIFDAVMRADLNEHPADDGWSPPVAEQKKPEPN, encoded by the coding sequence ATGGCCTTTGAAAGCGCCTTTGCCCAAGCCTTCCTCTACCTCGCCGCGGCGCTGGTCGCCATCCTCGTGGGCAAGCGCCTCGGGCTCGGCGCGGTGCTCGGCTACCTGATCGCCGGTGCCTTGATCGGCCCGTGGGGCTTCGGCTGGATTGGCCGGGAGAGCGAGCAGATCACGCACTTCGCCGAGTTCGGGGTGGTGATGATGCTGTTCCTCGTCGGCCTTGAATTGCAGCCGTCGCACCTGTGGAAGATGCGGCGCGAGATCTTCGGGCTCGGCTCATCGCAGGTGGTCTTTTCCGCGCTGGCGATTGCGGCCGTGGTGCTGATGTTCGGGCTCAGTTGGAAGACCGCGCTGGGGATCGGCCTCATCCTTGCGATGTCGAGCACGGCGATCGTGCTGCAATGCCTCTCGGAGAAAAACCTGCTGCGCACCGAGGCGGGCCAGAATTCATTCGCGGTCCTGCTGTTCCAGGATCTCGCGGTGATCCCCATCATGGCGGTGCTGCCGCTACTGGCCGCGGGTCAGGTGGTGAAGGCGCACGATGATCATGGTCATGGTGGCAGTGCCGCGTGGATGGCCCATTGGCCGGCATGGGGACAAGCCATCGCGACGATTGCCGCGGTGGCGATCGTCGTGGCCGTGGCACGCCTCGCGGTGCGGCCGATCTTCCGCGCCATCGCCGCGAGCGGACAACGTGAGGCCTTCACCGCCGCGGCCCTCTTGCTGGTCATCGGCATCGCGCTGCTGATGACGAAGGTCGGTCTCTCCGCCGCGCTCGGGGCCTTCGTCGCTGGCGTGGTGCTGGCGAACAGCGAGTATCGGCACGAGCTGGAAAGCGATCTGGAGCCGTTCAAGGGGCTGCTGTTAGGCCTGTTCTTCCTCGGCGTCGGGACTGGCATCAACTTCGGCCACATCGGCTCGCATTGGGGGACCGTATTCGGCGGGGCCGTGGCGCTGCTGCTGGTGAAGGGCGGCGTCATCTTCGGCTTGGCCCGCTTGAAGGGATCGAACTGTGCCAGCGCGCTGGTCTTCTCCTCCGCACTCGCGGCGGGTGGGGAGTTTGCTTTCGTGCTGATCGCCCTCGCGGCGAATGCCGGGGTCTTCCCGGTGGAAATCTCGCGCACGCTGGTGGCCGTCGTCGCGCTGACCATGGCGGCGACGCCGTTGCTGATCCTGGCGGCGCACCGCTTCACTGCTCGCAGCGTTGCCTCCGACGAGGTGGAGCGGGAAAGCGACGTGCATGACCAGGGTGCACCGGTCATCATCTGCGGCTTCGGCCGTTTCGGCCACGCGATTGGTCGGCTCCTGCAGACGCAAGGCATCGAAAGCACGGTGCTCGATAACGATCCGGACCAGGTCGAAACGCTGCGGGCGCTCGACATGCCGGTCTTCTATGGCGATGCGGCGCGGCCCGACCTGCTCGCCACCGCCGGCGCGGCGCACGCGAAGGTGCTGGTGATCGCCCTGAAGAGTGACGAGGCCACGGTGAAGATCGTGGAGGCGGCGCGGCAGCATTACCCGCACCTGAAAATTTTCCTGCGGGCCTACAGCCGCAGCTCCGCCTACAAGTATCTCGATCTCGGCGAGCAGGGGATCTATCGCGATACGCTGGACTCCTCGCTGCGCATGGGCACGGATGTGCTGTGCGCGCTCGGCAGGTCCGCCCACACTGCACACCGCGCCGCGAAGCGCTACCGCAAGGCGGACGAGGCCTTCGTCCGCGAAGTCGCCGCCCATCGCCATGAGCACGAGAGCTACGTGGGTGTCGCCCGTGAAGCGCGGGTGATTTTCGACGCTGTGATGCGCGCCGACCTCAATGAGCACCCGGCGGACGACGGCTGGTCGCCCCCGGTGGCCGAGCAGAAGAAGCCGGAGCCGAACTGA
- a CDS encoding serine hydrolase domain-containing protein codes for MSFDITPQLKAAIEKTGCKGALAAISRNGIVETFSAGSITAADHGRAFYIYSISKTFTAVALLKLCEDGRDFLDETFRSLMPEAPIPDGITVRQLLNHSGGLSDYFSSREYQEAVTSHPTKPWSHEKLMEVGLRGTPLFPPGEGWAYSNPAYGLLKKLIESLSGMGYYDFLLENVLAGLGLRDTRAFVAPDVNLELLEGEAPGFEGDFRRLYRPEWIVTGCLISTVTDVARFYDALFGGKIVSETSLRKMMETVDVLKTSPAVSIPANGLGLMHFRKDPLGDAYGHGGGGPGYTTYARHYPDLKGAPFTLSLVLNMTLPQTPFALADEIVRAFLDRAG; via the coding sequence ATGAGCTTCGACATCACGCCCCAACTCAAGGCAGCCATTGAAAAGACCGGCTGCAAAGGTGCTCTCGCCGCAATCTCGCGAAACGGAATCGTGGAGACCTTCTCCGCCGGCTCGATCACGGCGGCGGATCACGGCAGGGCGTTTTACATCTACAGCATTTCCAAGACGTTCACCGCAGTGGCCCTGTTAAAGCTTTGCGAGGATGGCAGGGACTTTCTCGATGAGACCTTTCGCAGCCTGATGCCGGAGGCACCGATCCCGGATGGAATCACCGTCCGGCAATTGCTGAACCACTCGGGCGGGCTGTCGGACTACTTCTCCTCTCGCGAGTATCAGGAAGCGGTCACCTCGCATCCCACGAAACCATGGAGTCATGAGAAGCTGATGGAGGTCGGACTTCGTGGCACTCCTCTGTTCCCGCCCGGTGAGGGCTGGGCCTACTCGAATCCCGCGTATGGCTTGCTCAAGAAGTTGATCGAGTCTCTGTCCGGCATGGGCTACTACGACTTCCTGTTAGAGAACGTGCTGGCAGGACTGGGTCTCCGCGACACCCGGGCATTTGTCGCCCCTGACGTGAATCTGGAGCTCCTGGAGGGAGAAGCCCCGGGCTTCGAGGGTGACTTCCGGCGGCTCTACCGGCCGGAATGGATCGTCACCGGTTGCCTGATTTCGACAGTCACCGATGTGGCGCGCTTTTACGATGCCCTGTTCGGCGGAAAGATCGTTTCGGAAACGTCGCTCCGCAAAATGATGGAAACGGTGGATGTGCTGAAGACTTCACCCGCCGTATCCATTCCCGCCAACGGACTCGGGCTGATGCATTTCCGGAAAGATCCGCTTGGCGATGCCTACGGCCATGGCGGTGGCGGCCCCGGCTATACGACCTATGCCAGACACTACCCGGATTTGAAAGGAGCGCCCTTCACCCTGAGCCTGGTCCTCAACATGACCCTGCCACAGACACCGTTTGCTCTCGCCGACGAAATCGTCCGCGCCTTTCTCGATCGGGCAGGCTGA
- the tnpA gene encoding IS66 family insertion sequence element accessory protein TnpA has protein sequence MDLEAGLIRTDQLGRLRFSPAQHGLLLDAFDGSGQSASRFAAQHGIKYTTFANWVQQRRAGKGIRPGPDAAAAQAMPLLLAEVEHDDAGLPQAAGPCLEVLLPGGVRLLIGNPGQLPLAAALTL, from the coding sequence ATGGATCTGGAGGCGGGATTGATCAGGACGGACCAGCTCGGGCGGCTACGGTTTTCGCCGGCCCAGCACGGTCTGTTGTTGGATGCGTTTGATGGAAGCGGGCAGAGCGCCAGCCGCTTCGCCGCCCAGCACGGCATCAAATACACGACCTTCGCCAACTGGGTGCAGCAACGCCGTGCCGGCAAAGGTATCCGTCCGGGTCCGGACGCGGCTGCTGCCCAGGCGATGCCGCTTCTGCTCGCCGAAGTCGAGCACGATGATGCCGGCTTGCCGCAGGCGGCGGGTCCGTGCCTTGAAGTGCTGTTGCCCGGCGGAGTCAGGCTTCTGATAGGCAACCCCGGTCAGCTCCCGCTCGCCGCCGCGCTGACACTGTAG